A window of the Arachis duranensis cultivar V14167 chromosome 5, aradu.V14167.gnm2.J7QH, whole genome shotgun sequence genome harbors these coding sequences:
- the LOC107489498 gene encoding PHD finger protein MALE STERILITY 1 → MLNVDVIGNKKRKRCGRVFRFKNFGEPGYPVMFTGPFRENVNALLEYANSESNLGMGMPMWSFQLEVHHHPPLHIFLFVIEEPIEASLNRHCKHCQYVGWGHHFICNKKYHFVLPSKEALATCSSCEGCCDAIATMNNNNNNNNNNNSNNNGKSKLIELQGHMMHGVFHSNGFGHLLCVNGLETGSNLAGNQIMDFWNRLCIGLQARKVSLNDTSQKRGMELRLINGIAYSEPWFGRWGYKFGRGSFGVTQSMYQKAIEAIRSMPLYLLIHHIGANNFNHHEVPVIFSRYQTLSGQSLVTLGDLFRYMLELKSRLPRETRVIGNNNYSCSYNNTSSTSASALVESNNNCRWSPKRIEMATRVIVEALKRTEFRWISRQEVRDAARAYIGDTGLLDFVLKSLGNHVVGNYLVRRSLNPVTKVLEYCLEDISNHVYHNCNEGSLAINNSNSNNNNKIKDKYKISRAQLMKDMLYLYKYILIDPKPMMGLEFLSAIPLAARIILDTKFLVKDYSGEVPTFGVELGSDGKLNLYCTILLRNNSCIDEEFLSKAMPPYECITLGSNATINELKLEVERNFREIYWGLRGFVVESIGNFSANNIISNNGKDMVLGLIEVMGGKIVLEGWIGEIIGMMNNNMMIGQMCENDPKNGIVECTCGTKEDDGERLVCCDICETWQHTRCVRIPNDEEIPHIFLCKRCEQEIVMFPSLP, encoded by the exons ATGTTAAATGTTGATGTGATTGggaacaagaaaaggaagagatGTGGGAGGGTTTTCAGGTTCAAGAACTTCGGCGAACCGGGTTACCCAGTTATGTTTACTGGTCCATTTCGTGAGAATGTGAATGCACTTCTTGAATATGCGAATTCGGAGAGTAACTTGGGAATGGGAATGCCAATGTGGTCTTTTCAGCTTGAAGTTCATCACCACCCTCCtttgcatattttcttgtttgtgATTGAAGAACCAATTGAAGCTTCTTTGAATCGCCACTGCAAGCATTGTCAATATGTTG GATGGGGCCACCATTTCATTTGCAACAAGAAGTATCATTTCGTATTACCCTCGAAGGAGGCATTGGCTACATGCTCGAGTTGTGAAGGGTGCTGTGATGCTATTGCCACaatgaacaacaacaacaacaacaacaacaacaacaacagtaatAATAATGGTAAGTCCAAATTAATAGAATTACAGGGCCATATGATGCATGGTGTTTTTCACTCTAATGGATTCGGCCATTTGCTATGTGTCAATGGCTTGGAAACCGGTTCCAATTTGGCTGGCAACCAGATCATGGACTTTTGGAATCGTTTGTGCATTGGATTGCAAGCAAG GAAAGTGAGTTTGAATGACACTTCACAGAAAAGAGGCATGGAACTTAGACTTATAAATGGAATAGCATATAGTGAGCCATGGTTCGGTCGTTGGGGCTACAAATTTGGTAGAGGTTCCTTTGGTGTGACACAATCCATGTACCAAAAAGCCATAGAAGCAATAAGGAGCATGCCACTCTACTTGCTGATACACCACATTGGCGCAAATAATTTCAACCACCACGAAGTGCCCGTCATTTTCTCACGCTACCAAACCCTGTCCGGCCAATCGCTAGTCACACTCGGCGACTTATTTCGCTACATGCTCGAGCTAAAGTCGCGCCTCCCGCGGGAGACTCGAGTTATTGGTAACAATAATTATAGTTGTTCCTACAACAACACTAGTAGTACTAGTGCCAGTGCATTGGTTGAGTCCAATAATAATTGCCGTTGGTCACCTAAGAGGATTGAAATGGCAACAAGGGTAATTGTTGAGGCATTGAAGAGAACAGAGTTTAGATGGATTTCAAGACAAGAAGTTAGGGATGCCGCACGTGCTTACATTGGTGACACTGGTTTATTGGATTTTGTGCTAAAGTCACTAGGGAATCATGTTGTTGGGAACTACTTGGTACGTAGGAGCTTAAATCCTGTTACCAAAGTTTTGGAGTATTGCTTAGAAGACATTTCCAATCATGTTTACCATAATTGCAATGAAGGTAGTTTGGCCATCAATAATAGTAatagtaacaataataataaaattaaggaTAAGTACAAGATTTCAAGGGCTCAACTTATGAAGGACATGCTTTATTTGTATAAGTACATCCTAATTGACCCTAAACCAATGATGGGGTTGGAGTTTCTCTCAGCCATACCGTTGGCGGCTAGGATAATTCTCGACACCAAGTTTCTCGTCAAAGACTACTCTGGCGAGGTTCCGACTTTTGGAGTTGAGTTAGGCTCGGACGGAAAACTGAACCTTTATTGCACAATTTTGTTGCGGAACAATTCATGCATTGATGAGGAGTTCTTGAGTAAGGCTATGCCACCCTATGAGTGCATCACTTTGGGAAGCAATGCTACAATCAATGAATTGAAGTTAGAAGTTGAGAGGAATTTTAGGGAAATTTATTGGGGACTAAGGGGATTTGTGGTAGAATCAATTGGGAATTTTAGTGccaataatattattagtaaTAATGGGAAAGATATGGTTTTGGGGTTAATTGAAGTGATGGGTGGGAAAATAGTGTTAGAGGGTTGGATTGGTGAAATAATTGGAATGATGAATAACAACATGATGATTGGCCAAATGTGTGAGAATGATCCAAAGAATGGGATTGTGGAGTGCACTTGTGGAACAAAAGAAGATGATGGAGAGAGGTTGGTGTGTTGTGATATTTGTGAAACTTGGCAGCATACAAGGTGTGTTCGAATTCCTAATGATGAAGAAATTCCTCACATTTTTCTTTGCAAAAGGTGTGA
- the LOC107489500 gene encoding probable apyrase 6 → MRRSNARNRVASNSNSDNNSKKMMDPAMKLQLRSATTTTTSSPSRPSLFPRHIPKPSTTTTSKSRFACIATLLLTLLLLLTYKIISSKSSPSSSYSSSHQRVRYGIILDGGSTGTRIHVLRSGGGGGIKERELLDLGSMRVNPGLSSFAKDPEGAGRSVSELVEFGKGKVPREKWAHTEIRLMATAGMRLLGPEAQGRILEACRRVLRSSGFKFRDDWASVISSDEGIYAWVVANYALGTLGGDPLDTTGIIELGGASAQVTFVSRELTQSGSSHIVKFGNTTYNLYSHSFLHYGLNVAHDSWREALVSKDFNMASQSLQEGLRIDPCTPTGYLHNVESWKFSPSSGSDQSQYQPTVQTKGNFSECRSAALMLLQRGKDKCTHQHCDLGSNFIPHLQGRFLATENFFHTSKFFGLGSKAYLSELMSAGQNYCGEDWLRLKKKYISHDEEDLLRYCFSSAYIVAMLHDSLGIALNDERIKVANKVGDIPLDWALGAFILQTTTATDADVQNNHSWGAATIFSDESPTLLSVIGIFIILLLTAWSISRWRKPQLKTIYDLEKGRYIITRVGR, encoded by the exons ATGCGACGATCGAATGCACGAAATCGGGTCGCCTCAAATTCCAACAGCGACAATAACAGCAAAAAGATGATGGATCCGGCAATGAAGCTCCAGCTCCGTTCCgcaaccaccaccacaacctCCTCCCCCAGCCGCCCCAGCCTCTTCCCGCGCCACATCCCCAAACCCTCCACAACCACCACCTCAAAATCACGATTCGCCTGCATCGCAACCCTCCTTTTAACCCTCCTCTTGCTCCTTACCTACAAAATCATTTCCTCAAAATCATCACCATCATCTTCTTATTCCTCTTCCCACCAACGGGTGCGCTATGGTATAATCCTAGACGGTGGGAGCACGGGTACGCGGATCCACGTGTTGCGTAGTGGCGGCGGCGGTGGTATTAAGGAGAGGGAGTTGTTGGATTTGGGGTCGATGAGGGTGAACCCTGGGTTGTCGTCGTTCGCGAAGGATCCAGAAGGTGCAGGGAGGTCCGTTTCGGAACTTGTGGAGTTCGGGAAGGGGAAGGTTCCCAGGGAGAAGTGGGCCCACACCGAGATTAGGCTCATGGCCACCGCTGGGATGAGGTTGTTGGGCCCTGAGGCCCAAGGGAGGATATTGGAGGCTTGTAGGAGGGTCCTCCGTAGCTCCGGTTTCAAGTTTAGGGACGATTGGGCCTCTGTCATAA GCTCTGATGAAGGAATCTATGCTTGGGTTGTTGCTAATTATGCACTTGGCACTCTTGGAGGTGATCCCTTGGATACAACTGGGATTATTGAACTTGGTGGGGCATCTGCTCAG GTGACCTTTGTATCTAGAGAACTGACACAATCTGGGTCCTCACACATTGTTAAATTTGGGAACACCACTTACAATCTTTACAGCCACAGCTTTCTACATTATGGCCTG AATGTTGCTCATGACTCATGGAGAGAAGCACTTGTATCAAAAGATTTTAACATGG CTTCTCAATCTCTTCAGGAGGGGTTGCGAATAGATCCTTGTACACCTACTGGGTACTTGCATAATGTTGAGTCATGGAAGTTCTCTCCTAGCTCAGGGAGTGATCAAAGCCAATATCAGCCAACTGTTCAAACGAAAGGGAACTTTTCAGAGTGCAGATCTGCAGCATTGATGCTATTACAAAGAGGAAAAG ATAAGTGTACCCATCAGCATTGTGACTTAGGATCAAATTTCATACCTCACCTTCAAGGGAGATTCTTGGCCACAGAAAATTTCTTTCACACCTCAAAG TTTTTTGGATTGGGGTCAAAGGCATATCTGTCCGAATTGATGAGTGCTGGGCAAAATTACTGTGGGGAGGATTGGTTAAGGCTAAAGAAAAAATACATTTCCCATGATGAGGAAGATTTACTTCGATATTGCTTCTCTTCAGCATACATTGTTGCTATGCTTCATGACAGTCTTGGCATTGctttgaatgatgaaag GATCAAGGTTGCTAATAAGGTTGGAGATATTCCCCTTGATTGGGCTTTGGGAGCTTTTATTCTCCAAACCACCACTGCCACTGATGCGGACGTACAGAACAATCATAGCTGGGGTGCTGCCACCATTTTCAGTGATGAATCACCTACTCTCCTCTCAGTAATTggaatttttataatactgctGTTAACAGCTTGGTCAATATCCAGGTGGAGGAAACCTCAGTTGAAGACAATTTACGATCTAGAAAAAGGGAGATATATAATTACGCGAGTTGGTAGATAA